From one Pseudomonas sp. S35 genomic stretch:
- a CDS encoding feruloyl-CoA synthase, translating into MSSESRPQPQPAPRYREVAIGHAPVAVTEEHGVLQMRSLEPLAELPPRLLDRLVHWAQVRPEQTFIAARQAGGDWRRVSYREMLDSVRAIAQGLLSFGLSADKPLALLSGNDIEHLQVALGAMYAGIPYCPVSPAYSLLSQDFAKLRHVCGLLQPGLVFVSDATAYQRAIEAVLPAETPLITVRGNVPGRTQVSVASLLQTPGRAEADAAFSATGPDSIAKFLFTSGSTKLPKAVITTQRMLCANQQMLLQTFPVFGEEPPVLVDWLPWNHTFGGSHNVGIVLYNGGTFYLDDGKPTVQGFAETLRNLKEISPTAYLTVPKGWEELVSALEQDAELRERFFARMTLFFFAAAGLSQSVWDRLDRVAERHCGERIRMMAGLGMTEAAPSCTFTTGPLSMAGYIGLPAPGCEVRLVPVDGKFEGRFRGPHIMPGYWRAPEQTAEVFDEQGFYCSGDAIKLADPHQPQLGLMFDGRIAEDFKLSSGVFVSVGPLRNRAVLEGSPYVQDLVIAAPDRECLGALVFPRTYECRRLAGLSADASDAEVLASAPVRQWFGDWLQRLNREATGNASRLEWIAVLDEPASIDRGEITDKGSINQRAVLQWRAAKVEALYRGEDPTILRAGPKP; encoded by the coding sequence GTGAGTTCCGAATCCAGACCGCAACCCCAGCCGGCACCGCGCTACCGCGAGGTCGCCATCGGCCACGCACCGGTGGCGGTCACTGAAGAACACGGCGTGCTGCAGATGCGCTCCCTGGAGCCATTGGCCGAGTTGCCGCCACGCTTGCTCGATCGCCTGGTGCATTGGGCCCAGGTGCGGCCCGAGCAGACGTTCATCGCGGCCCGTCAGGCCGGTGGTGATTGGCGCCGCGTCAGCTACCGCGAGATGCTCGACAGTGTGCGCGCGATTGCCCAGGGTCTATTGAGTTTCGGGCTGTCGGCGGATAAGCCGCTGGCACTGCTGTCGGGCAACGACATCGAGCATTTGCAGGTGGCGCTGGGCGCGATGTATGCCGGCATTCCCTACTGCCCGGTATCGCCGGCGTATTCGCTGCTGTCCCAGGATTTCGCCAAGCTGCGGCATGTGTGTGGCCTGCTGCAACCGGGGCTGGTGTTCGTCAGTGATGCAACGGCCTACCAGCGCGCCATCGAGGCGGTATTGCCCGCCGAAACCCCGCTGATCACCGTGCGCGGCAACGTGCCTGGGCGCACCCAGGTCAGCGTTGCCAGCCTGTTGCAAACGCCGGGTCGCGCCGAAGCCGATGCGGCCTTCAGCGCCACTGGCCCGGACAGCATCGCCAAGTTCCTCTTCACCTCGGGCTCGACCAAACTGCCCAAGGCGGTGATCACCACCCAACGCATGCTCTGCGCCAACCAGCAAATGCTGTTGCAGACCTTTCCAGTGTTCGGCGAGGAGCCGCCGGTGCTGGTGGATTGGCTGCCCTGGAACCACACCTTCGGCGGCAGCCACAACGTCGGCATCGTGCTCTACAACGGCGGTACTTTTTACCTCGACGATGGCAAGCCCACGGTTCAAGGGTTTGCCGAGACCCTGCGCAACCTCAAGGAGATCTCGCCGACGGCCTATTTGACCGTGCCCAAGGGCTGGGAAGAACTGGTCAGCGCCCTTGAGCAGGACGCCGAGTTGCGCGAGCGGTTTTTTGCGCGGATGACACTGTTCTTCTTCGCCGCTGCGGGGCTGTCGCAAAGCGTCTGGGATCGCCTCGACCGGGTGGCCGAACGGCACTGCGGTGAACGCATCCGCATGATGGCCGGGCTGGGCATGACCGAAGCCGCGCCGTCCTGCACCTTCACTACCGGGCCGTTGTCCATGGCCGGTTACATCGGTTTGCCCGCGCCGGGGTGCGAGGTGCGCCTGGTGCCGGTGGACGGCAAGTTCGAAGGGCGCTTTCGCGGGCCGCACATCATGCCGGGCTACTGGCGGGCACCCGAGCAAACCGCCGAGGTGTTCGATGAGCAGGGTTTCTACTGTTCGGGTGACGCGATCAAGCTTGCCGATCCCCATCAGCCGCAACTGGGGCTGATGTTCGACGGGCGCATTGCCGAAGACTTCAAGCTGTCTTCCGGGGTGTTTGTCAGCGTCGGCCCGTTGCGCAATCGCGCAGTGCTCGAAGGCTCACCCTACGTGCAGGACCTGGTGATTGCCGCGCCGGACCGCGAATGCCTGGGCGCGCTGGTGTTTCCCAGAACCTATGAATGCCGCCGTCTGGCGGGCTTGAGCGCTGACGCGAGCGACGCCGAGGTGCTGGCCAGCGCGCCGGTGCGCCAATGGTTCGGCGACTGGTTGCAGCGCCTTAATCGCGAGGCCACCGGCAATGCCAGTCGCCTGGAGTGGATTGCCGTGCTCGACGAGCCGGCGTCCATCGACCGTGGGGAAATTACCGACAAGGGGTCGATCAACCAACGTGCCGTGCTGCAATGGCGCGCGGCCAAGGTCGAGGCGTTGTATCGCGGTGAAGACCCCACCATCCTGCGCGCCGGGCCCAAGCCTTGA
- a CDS encoding thiolase family protein: MSGAGQYSAFADAAIFDAVRTPWVDLGGALSQVSPIDLGIKVGREVLARCGIDPQAVDSVLAGSMAQASFDAYLLPRHIGLYSGVAQSVPALGVQRICATGFELLRQAAEQLRDEVQLALCVAAESMSRNPIAAYTHRGGFRLGGEVQFKDFLWEALYDPAPGLDMIATADNLARRYGLSREAVDRYACDSHQRALQAQRDGAWAEEIVSVDNQVFELDGYQPRRLTLAHRAAAVTQDSHPRPTDFAALARLRAVHADGVQTAGNSCAVVDGAAAALVGRASDGTRPALARLVASAVVGVAPEVMGIGPAPAIRLLLHRSGLSLGDIGRFEINEAQAAQVLAVAQELELDSARLNLLGGSLALGHPLAASGLRLVMSLARQLRQHNLRYGIAAACVGGGQGMALLIENPAWRA, from the coding sequence TTGAGCGGGGCCGGGCAGTATTCGGCGTTTGCCGACGCGGCGATTTTCGACGCGGTGCGCACGCCGTGGGTCGACCTCGGCGGGGCACTGTCCCAGGTGTCGCCCATCGACCTGGGGATCAAGGTCGGCCGGGAAGTGCTGGCCCGGTGCGGTATCGATCCGCAGGCAGTGGACAGCGTATTGGCCGGCTCTATGGCCCAGGCCAGTTTCGATGCCTACTTGCTGCCACGGCATATCGGGTTGTACAGCGGTGTGGCGCAATCGGTCCCGGCGCTGGGGGTGCAGCGCATCTGCGCCACTGGTTTCGAGCTGTTGCGCCAGGCCGCTGAACAACTGCGCGATGAGGTGCAGCTGGCCTTGTGCGTCGCGGCCGAATCGATGTCGCGCAACCCGATTGCCGCCTACACCCACCGGGGCGGGTTTCGCCTGGGGGGCGAGGTGCAATTCAAGGATTTTCTCTGGGAAGCACTCTACGACCCGGCGCCGGGCCTGGACATGATTGCCACCGCCGATAACCTGGCGCGCCGTTATGGCCTGAGTCGCGAGGCCGTGGACCGGTATGCCTGTGACAGCCATCAGCGCGCGTTGCAGGCGCAACGTGATGGGGCCTGGGCTGAAGAGATCGTCAGCGTCGATAACCAGGTGTTCGAGCTTGACGGTTATCAACCCCGGCGCCTGACCCTTGCACACCGGGCCGCTGCGGTGACGCAGGACAGCCATCCACGGCCCACCGACTTCGCAGCCTTGGCACGATTGCGTGCCGTGCACGCCGATGGGGTGCAGACCGCCGGCAACAGCTGTGCGGTGGTCGACGGTGCGGCGGCGGCGTTGGTGGGCCGTGCCTCAGACGGCACGCGCCCGGCCCTGGCCCGGTTGGTGGCCAGCGCGGTAGTCGGCGTGGCCCCAGAGGTCATGGGCATCGGCCCGGCGCCGGCCATCCGCCTGTTGCTGCACCGCAGCGGGTTGAGCCTGGGCGATATCGGCCGCTTCGAGATCAATGAAGCCCAGGCCGCCCAAGTGCTGGCGGTGGCTCAAGAGCTGGAGTTGGACAGCGCCCGGCTCAATCTCCTGGGCGGCTCCCTCGCGCTGGGGCATCCCTTGGCTGCCAGCGGCCTGCGGCTGGTCATGAGCCTGGCCCGGCAACTACGTCAGCACAACCTGCGCTACGGCATTGCCGCTGCGTGCGTGGGCGGCGGGCAGGGCATGGCGTTGCTGATCGAGAACCCTGCCTGGCGCGCTTGA